In Thiovibrio frasassiensis, one DNA window encodes the following:
- the nuoH gene encoding NADH-quinone oxidoreductase subunit NuoH → MYVDPEIIRLLAFLIGVIAFAALNAAYLVWLERKEAAHIQRRIGPKEVGPFGLLQPLVDGIKLMTKQLIVPAGVDPVLFKIAPILVMVPAIMSFVTIPFSETLVARNLDIGLLAIFAFASVNVLGLLLGAWGSRNKYAVISAARVVSQNVAYEIPMLVTVVTLVMISGTMNLSKIVALQQGGFWHWNILNLSASPLMPVAFLIFFVCMLAETNRAPFDMAEAESELVAGAFTEYSGMGFGVFFMGEYANIVIGASMATILFLGGWDCPFGLFPGVHWFLIKMYFLIFTVIWIRWTYPRTTFYGLLNLSWKILIPISFVNLILTSAMLKVF, encoded by the coding sequence ATGTATGTGGATCCTGAAATAATAAGGCTGCTGGCATTCCTGATCGGCGTGATCGCCTTCGCCGCCCTGAACGCCGCTTATCTGGTCTGGCTGGAACGGAAGGAAGCCGCGCATATCCAGCGGCGGATCGGGCCCAAAGAAGTTGGGCCCTTCGGCTTGCTCCAGCCTCTGGTCGACGGCATAAAGCTGATGACCAAGCAGCTCATTGTGCCGGCCGGGGTTGATCCCGTTCTCTTTAAGATCGCCCCGATTCTGGTCATGGTCCCCGCGATCATGAGTTTTGTCACCATACCCTTCAGCGAAACGCTGGTGGCAAGGAATCTGGACATCGGCCTCCTCGCCATCTTTGCCTTTGCCTCGGTGAACGTCCTCGGGCTTCTTCTCGGTGCCTGGGGGTCGCGCAACAAATATGCGGTTATCTCCGCGGCCCGCGTCGTTTCCCAGAACGTGGCCTACGAGATTCCCATGCTGGTCACGGTGGTGACCCTGGTGATGATCAGCGGCACCATGAACCTCAGCAAGATTGTTGCCTTGCAGCAGGGCGGTTTCTGGCATTGGAACATCCTCAATCTTTCGGCCAGCCCGCTGATGCCGGTGGCCTTCCTGATCTTCTTCGTTTGTATGCTGGCGGAGACCAACCGGGCTCCCTTCGACATGGCCGAGGCGGAGAGCGAACTCGTTGCCGGTGCGTTTACCGAGTATTCCGGCATGGGCTTCGGTGTCTTTTTCATGGGCGAGTATGCCAATATCGTCATCGGCGCCAGTATGGCCACCATCCTTTTCCTGGGGGGATGGGATTGTCCCTTTGGGCTTTTTCCCGGGGTACACTGGTTCCTGATCAAGATGTATTTTCTGATTTTTACCGTTATCTGGATTCGTTGGACCTATCCCAGGACAACCTTTTACGGGTTGCTCAATCTTTCCTGGAAGATTTTGATCCCGATCTCCTTTGTTAACCTGATTCTTACCAGTGCCATGTTGAAGGTGTTTTAA
- a CDS encoding NuoI/complex I 23 kDa subunit family protein produces the protein MIDYLREIISGTWSLFVGLGITIRYFFQPVVTVQYPYETLPMTPRFRGHIELVKDEETGETKCIVCGMCQKACPSNCITVNGEKREGVKGKVLTEYTLDFTKCSLCGLCVESCTPKAITFSKDYNLAGVRKEAYIFDLKKRLEAKN, from the coding sequence ATGATCGACTATCTGAGAGAGATTATCAGCGGGACCTGGAGCCTGTTTGTCGGCCTGGGCATTACCATTCGGTATTTTTTCCAGCCGGTGGTGACGGTCCAGTATCCTTACGAAACCTTGCCCATGACCCCGCGGTTTAGGGGCCATATAGAACTGGTGAAGGACGAGGAAACCGGCGAGACTAAGTGCATCGTCTGCGGCATGTGCCAGAAAGCGTGCCCTTCGAACTGCATCACCGTGAATGGCGAAAAGCGGGAAGGGGTGAAGGGGAAGGTGCTCACCGAGTATACGCTTGATTTTACCAAATGCAGCCTGTGCGGGCTCTGTGTGGAAAGCTGTACGCCCAAGGCAATCACCTTTTCCAAAGACTACAACCTCGCAGGCGTCAGAAAGGAAGCGTACATCTTTGATCTCAAAAAACGTTTGGAGGCAAAGAACTGA
- a CDS encoding monovalent cation/H+ antiporter subunit D family protein, whose amino-acid sequence MDTIVSVKPLLAILTALAGSVLVMMSGKKPNIRESWSFIAAVTMFGIIASMITTVAPAPLGEGKTIVYQLFRILPGVSVTLRVDAFSMIFAVVASFLWMLAVFYSLGYMRGLKEHAQTRFNACFALALFGAIGVAFSDNLFTLYLFYEIVSICTYPLVAHHQDEEGYEGAKKYIVYLTTTAKGLVLPAMILIYVLTGTLDFADNIRTGIFSGGTVDAHGALVTMLYVFCILGFAKNGIMPFHNWLPGAMVAPTPVSALLHAVAVVKVGVFCTTRVMLYIFGTDLMHGLNLGIPTAYFVSFTILVASIIALSKDNLKARLAYSTVSQLSYIILGVALLTPSGIQGGLVHIANHAFAKITLFFCAGAIYVATHKKSISEMSGLGRSMPFTFGAFAIASLSMIGAPPVAGFVTKWKLLVGTMEMESHYIGILLVLLASTLLNVAYFAPVTYRAFFGKRPEGEAYEGIKEAPLAMVVPIMIAAIISVVIGIYPDFMMNFVKAVTG is encoded by the coding sequence ATGGATACAATTGTTTCCGTAAAACCGCTGCTCGCCATACTGACGGCTCTGGCCGGGTCCGTTCTCGTGATGATGTCCGGGAAAAAGCCCAATATCAGGGAGTCGTGGTCCTTTATCGCGGCGGTGACGATGTTTGGCATCATCGCCTCGATGATCACCACCGTTGCCCCGGCGCCTTTGGGCGAAGGCAAAACCATTGTCTATCAGTTGTTCAGGATCCTGCCGGGCGTCTCCGTCACCCTGAGGGTTGACGCCTTTTCCATGATCTTCGCCGTGGTCGCCTCCTTTCTCTGGATGCTGGCGGTGTTTTATTCCCTTGGCTATATGCGGGGGCTCAAGGAGCATGCCCAGACCCGTTTCAACGCCTGTTTTGCTCTGGCCCTGTTCGGCGCCATCGGGGTGGCCTTTTCCGACAACCTTTTCACCCTCTATCTTTTCTATGAGATCGTCAGCATCTGCACCTATCCCTTGGTTGCTCATCATCAGGATGAGGAGGGCTACGAGGGGGCCAAGAAGTATATTGTCTACCTGACCACCACGGCCAAGGGCTTGGTGCTGCCGGCCATGATCCTTATCTATGTACTTACCGGCACCCTTGATTTCGCCGATAATATCAGGACCGGCATCTTTTCCGGGGGCACGGTTGATGCCCATGGTGCTTTGGTGACCATGCTCTATGTCTTCTGCATTCTGGGTTTTGCCAAGAACGGCATCATGCCGTTTCACAACTGGCTCCCCGGCGCCATGGTGGCCCCGACCCCGGTTTCCGCTCTGCTCCATGCCGTGGCCGTTGTTAAGGTCGGCGTCTTCTGCACGACCCGGGTCATGCTCTATATTTTCGGCACCGATCTGATGCATGGCCTCAATCTTGGCATCCCCACCGCCTATTTTGTCTCCTTCACCATTCTGGTGGCCTCGATCATTGCCCTGTCCAAGGATAACCTCAAGGCGCGGCTTGCCTATTCGACGGTGAGTCAGCTCTCCTACATCATCCTTGGCGTGGCCTTGCTTACCCCCAGCGGTATCCAGGGCGGGCTGGTTCATATCGCCAACCATGCCTTTGCCAAGATTACCCTCTTCTTTTGTGCCGGCGCCATCTATGTGGCTACGCATAAGAAGTCCATCTCCGAGATGAGTGGCCTTGGTCGGTCCATGCCCTTCACCTTTGGTGCCTTTGCCATCGCCTCGCTCAGCATGATCGGGGCCCCGCCGGTTGCAGGCTTTGTCACCAAATGGAAGCTTTTGGTTGGGACCATGGAAATGGAGTCCCATTATATCGGTATTTTGCTGGTGCTGCTGGCCAGCACCTTGCTGAACGTGGCCTATTTTGCGCCTGTGACCTATCGGGCCTTCTTTGGCAAACGCCCGGAGGGTGAAGCCTATGAAGGGATCAAGGAGGCGCCTCTGGCCATGGTGGTGCCGATCATGATTGCCGCGATTATCTCGGTGGTCATCGGCATCTACCCTGATTTTATGATGAACTTTGTCAAGGCGGTGACGGGATGA
- a CDS encoding NADH-quinone oxidoreductase subunit J family protein — protein sequence MISLFSVEGLSGLLFLAFIGVTLAGALIATSARSLIRSVAGLALCFLGVAGLYYYLNSPFVALMQILIYVGAICVTIIFAVMLAESSELKQVTSRNGLVGPLAFLTSGILVFGLAALALKTEWIPAPCLVNRGTVEDLGQSLLTTYSMSFELISVVLLVAVVGSLVLARTGRDK from the coding sequence ATGATCTCCTTGTTCTCGGTTGAAGGCCTGTCCGGCCTTTTATTTCTCGCTTTTATTGGTGTCACTCTGGCCGGAGCTTTGATTGCCACCTCCGCCCGCAGCCTGATCCGCAGCGTGGCAGGCTTGGCCCTCTGTTTTCTCGGGGTGGCCGGTCTCTACTACTATCTGAACAGCCCCTTTGTAGCCCTGATGCAGATTCTCATCTATGTGGGTGCCATCTGCGTCACCATCATCTTTGCCGTGATGCTGGCCGAGTCTTCCGAACTCAAGCAGGTCACCAGTCGTAATGGGCTGGTCGGCCCCCTGGCTTTTTTGACCAGCGGCATTTTGGTCTTTGGCCTGGCGGCGTTGGCCTTAAAAACAGAATGGATTCCGGCACCTTGTCTGGTAAATCGCGGCACGGTTGAGGATCTTGGCCAGTCGCTGCTCACCACCTACAGCATGAGTTTTGAATTGATTTCCGTGGTCTTGCTGGTGGCGGTGGTTGGCTCGCTGGTGCTGGCCCGGACCGGGAGGGATAAATAA
- a CDS encoding Na(+)/H(+) antiporter subunit D, protein MITDFWLHPSLILIVGAFILPFLPKWLKRPYLIIVPTLAFLDVLSMQGQHGTFGVVRFLDWYLTFGRVDGLSMVFAYIMTLMCIIGTIFGLHVEDDFQHVAAWLYVAGSLGVIFCADYLVLFLFWELMAFASVFLVWFRRRPESQAVGYRYLLVHTAGGLALLAGLILRYQATGGDLSFGPIGVGSPSISTYLIMVGFLLNAAVPPFHAWLPDAYGEATVTGAVFMCAFTTKTAIYALARAFAGMEILVPLGVCMALYGVVYAVLENDARRLLAYHIISQVGYMVAGVGIGTELAINGTCAHAFAHILYKGLLFMGCGSVLHMTGKSKFSDLGGLYKKMPMTFVFTMIGGLSISAFPLFSGFVSKAMIVSAGFEVHNYWAGFFLTMASAGTFLHTGLKVPYFIWFGKNNCSKETWDKAADPPWNMQLGMGIAAFLCILIGSYTPYLYNMLPYQQAAAAYHPYTAYHLSETLQILLFTALGFFLLIKKLAPEPKISIDLDWFYRMGGRGFLWLAKRPIQWADNCVSEAYRYVGLIPLMTMASFWSWFDWHAIDGVVDGLARTVRGVGGLVRRVQSGQLQYNIFYAVSLVAVALVLYVFA, encoded by the coding sequence ATGATAACTGATTTCTGGCTGCATCCATCTCTGATCCTTATTGTTGGCGCTTTTATTCTGCCGTTTTTGCCAAAATGGCTGAAACGTCCTTATCTGATTATTGTCCCGACCCTTGCCTTTCTGGATGTATTGTCCATGCAGGGGCAGCACGGCACCTTTGGGGTGGTTCGTTTCCTCGACTGGTACCTCACCTTCGGTCGGGTCGATGGTCTGAGTATGGTCTTTGCCTACATCATGACCCTGATGTGCATCATCGGCACCATCTTCGGGCTGCATGTGGAGGATGATTTTCAGCATGTCGCAGCCTGGCTCTATGTCGCCGGTTCGCTGGGGGTTATCTTCTGTGCCGATTATCTGGTGCTCTTTCTCTTCTGGGAGTTGATGGCCTTTGCCTCGGTCTTTCTGGTCTGGTTCCGCAGACGGCCCGAATCCCAGGCGGTCGGCTACAGGTATTTGCTGGTGCATACTGCCGGCGGCCTTGCCCTGTTGGCCGGTCTGATTCTTCGCTACCAGGCCACCGGCGGTGATCTCTCCTTCGGCCCTATCGGGGTCGGCAGCCCGAGTATCTCCACCTACCTGATTATGGTAGGTTTTCTCCTGAACGCCGCGGTGCCGCCGTTCCATGCCTGGTTGCCCGACGCTTACGGAGAAGCAACCGTAACCGGCGCCGTGTTCATGTGTGCCTTCACCACGAAAACGGCGATCTACGCCCTGGCCCGCGCCTTTGCCGGGATGGAAATCCTGGTGCCTCTTGGGGTGTGTATGGCCCTGTATGGGGTAGTGTATGCGGTGCTTGAAAACGATGCCCGTCGTCTGCTTGCCTACCACATCATCAGTCAGGTCGGCTACATGGTGGCCGGTGTCGGTATCGGCACCGAGCTGGCCATCAACGGTACCTGTGCCCATGCCTTTGCCCATATCCTCTATAAGGGGTTGTTGTTTATGGGATGCGGCTCCGTGCTGCATATGACCGGCAAGAGCAAGTTCAGTGATCTGGGCGGCCTCTACAAGAAAATGCCCATGACCTTTGTCTTTACCATGATCGGGGGGCTTTCCATCTCCGCCTTCCCGCTTTTTTCCGGTTTTGTCAGCAAGGCGATGATCGTCTCTGCGGGCTTTGAGGTCCATAACTACTGGGCAGGATTTTTCCTGACCATGGCCTCGGCCGGGACCTTTCTCCACACCGGTCTCAAGGTGCCTTACTTTATCTGGTTCGGCAAAAACAATTGCAGCAAGGAAACCTGGGACAAGGCCGCTGATCCGCCATGGAACATGCAGCTGGGTATGGGTATTGCCGCCTTCCTCTGTATCCTGATCGGCAGCTATACCCCCTATCTTTATAACATGCTGCCCTATCAGCAGGCTGCGGCGGCGTATCACCCCTATACCGCCTACCATCTTTCTGAAACCTTACAGATCCTCTTGTTTACCGCGCTGGGCTTCTTCCTGCTCATTAAGAAGCTTGCCCCGGAGCCAAAGATCAGCATCGATCTGGACTGGTTCTACCGCATGGGTGGGCGTGGTTTTCTCTGGCTGGCTAAGCGCCCGATCCAGTGGGCGGACAACTGTGTCAGTGAAGCCTACCGTTATGTCGGTCTGATTCCGCTCATGACCATGGCAAGTTTCTGGTCTTGGTTCGATTGGCACGCCATTGACGGCGTGGTTGACGGTTTGGCGAGAACTGTGCGCGGGGTCGGCGGTCTGGTCCGGCGGGTGCAGAGCGGCCAGCTGCAGTACAACATTTTTTATGCGGTATCCCTTGTTGCTGTTGCGCTCGTTTTATACGTATTTGCCTAA
- the nuoK gene encoding NADH-quinone oxidoreductase subunit NuoK, with amino-acid sequence MNILVLSNSLHTYLVIGALLFGIGCYGLVQRQTFIGMLISAELILSGASLNFMAFNRFLAPDPTVGQVFTLFIMAIAAAEAAIALSIIIAVYRNYKSIDTEDVMDLKG; translated from the coding sequence ATGAATATCTTAGTGTTGAGCAACAGCCTGCACACCTACTTGGTGATCGGAGCCCTGCTCTTCGGTATTGGCTGTTACGGCCTGGTGCAGCGCCAGACCTTCATCGGCATGTTGATCTCCGCGGAACTTATCTTAAGCGGTGCGTCCCTCAACTTCATGGCCTTTAATCGCTTTTTGGCGCCCGATCCCACGGTGGGCCAGGTCTTTACCCTGTTCATCATGGCCATTGCCGCTGCGGAAGCAGCCATTGCTCTGAGCATAATCATCGCCGTCTATCGGAACTACAAATCCATCGACACCGAAGATGTCATGGATCTGAAAGGTTAG
- a CDS encoding NADH-quinone oxidoreductase subunit C has translation MNRAAIKQKLVVIGAEAVSESDYAGKGFALDVQVLPEQLIAAVSVLDAEGFFIEAVTGVDWLGEQAALRKEAEAKAAAEAKVKAEAAAAAGEEPPVAEPVEQGELPEDVLEAVYDFNHYDALCRVTIRTRMVRSAPEVPSISQIYPGANWHERETHDFFGINFVGHPYLVPLLLPEDADYHPLLKDFRP, from the coding sequence ATGAATCGTGCCGCGATCAAACAGAAACTTGTCGTCATCGGCGCTGAGGCGGTCAGCGAAAGCGATTACGCCGGTAAAGGCTTTGCCCTGGATGTGCAAGTGCTTCCGGAGCAGCTAATCGCCGCAGTCTCGGTCCTGGACGCAGAAGGATTTTTCATCGAGGCCGTCACCGGCGTAGATTGGTTGGGTGAACAGGCTGCCCTGCGCAAAGAGGCGGAGGCAAAAGCTGCGGCCGAGGCCAAGGTCAAGGCAGAGGCCGCAGCGGCGGCGGGAGAAGAGCCGCCTGTTGCCGAGCCTGTTGAGCAGGGCGAGCTTCCCGAGGACGTCTTGGAGGCGGTGTACGATTTCAATCATTACGATGCGCTGTGCCGGGTTACCATTCGCACCAGAATGGTACGGAGCGCGCCGGAGGTTCCCTCCATTTCGCAGATTTATCCCGGGGCCAATTGGCACGAGCGGGAAACCCATGATTTCTTCGGGATCAATTTTGTCGGCCACCCCTATCTCGTCCCGTTGCTGCTGCCGGAAGATGCTGATTATCATCCCCTGCTGAAGGATTTTCGCCCATGA
- a CDS encoding NADH-quinone oxidoreductase subunit D, giving the protein MSAFAKSEANETFVLNLGPQHPATHGVLRVKLTMDGEYIVEAEPVLGYIHRMHEKMGENRTWAQFLPNTGRMDYLHALAYNHGYVSVVERAAGIAVPERAEYLRVITAELNRVSSHLLWFGAFILDLGGFSPLLYAFDDREHILDLLESVTGSRLTYCYFRFGGVYNDIDENFVAGTRAFIKRLRDRMPMYHNLVTKNIILMTRLKEIGPISAEMCRKYGATGPVCRGSGINFDVRKHEPYSVYPEFDFEVPVYEQCDSMARYMVRMDEIEQSLRIVEQALDKLPDGPVMAEKVPKIIKPPKGDYYHAVETARGSFGVRVVSDGSNTPYRLKLRAPTFSNLSLFGEACQGMLLPDALALMGSLDLVIPEIDR; this is encoded by the coding sequence ATGAGCGCCTTTGCCAAAAGTGAAGCCAATGAAACATTTGTCTTAAACCTTGGCCCGCAACATCCTGCCACCCATGGTGTTCTGCGCGTCAAGCTGACCATGGACGGGGAGTACATCGTCGAGGCGGAACCGGTGCTGGGCTACATTCACCGGATGCACGAGAAGATGGGGGAGAACCGGACCTGGGCCCAGTTTCTGCCCAACACCGGGCGGATGGACTATCTGCATGCCCTGGCTTACAACCATGGCTATGTCTCCGTGGTGGAGCGGGCTGCGGGTATTGCGGTGCCGGAGCGGGCTGAATACCTGCGGGTGATCACCGCCGAGTTGAACAGGGTTTCCAGTCATCTCCTTTGGTTCGGCGCCTTTATTCTGGATTTGGGCGGATTTTCCCCGCTGCTTTATGCCTTTGATGATAGAGAGCATATCCTTGACCTGTTGGAATCGGTGACCGGTTCACGCCTCACCTATTGTTATTTCCGTTTCGGCGGGGTGTACAACGACATCGATGAGAATTTTGTCGCCGGGACCCGCGCCTTTATCAAGCGGCTGCGGGATCGGATGCCCATGTACCATAATCTGGTCACCAAGAACATCATCCTGATGACACGACTCAAGGAGATCGGCCCGATTTCCGCTGAGATGTGTCGGAAGTACGGGGCAACCGGCCCGGTGTGCCGCGGTTCCGGGATCAACTTTGATGTGCGCAAGCATGAGCCGTATTCCGTGTATCCGGAGTTTGACTTTGAGGTGCCGGTATACGAGCAATGCGATTCCATGGCCCGTTATATGGTGCGGATGGACGAGATCGAGCAGAGTCTGCGCATTGTTGAACAGGCCCTTGATAAACTGCCGGATGGCCCGGTCATGGCGGAAAAGGTTCCCAAGATCATCAAGCCTCCTAAGGGCGATTATTACCATGCCGTGGAAACAGCGCGCGGTTCGTTTGGTGTCCGGGTGGTCAGCGACGGGAGCAACACTCCGTACCGCCTGAAGCTCCGTGCCCCGACCTTTTCCAATTTGAGTCTTTTTGGCGAGGCCTGTCAGGGCATGTTGTTGCCTGACGCCCTCGCCCTGATGGGAAGCCTGGATTTGGTCATCCCCGAGATAGACAGGTAA